In Methylacidiphilum infernorum V4, a single window of DNA contains:
- a CDS encoding N-acetylmuramoyl-L-alanine amidase, translating to MEKLSPLAPPPDWTRLDQFQETITREEFVQLINTLYSPTGAFWRYTIINGNELTIYSDVEHNELLYRLRLAPDQESQLPLKANWVSCIKTKGNGSSDPKPLKGLVICLDPGHIGGKWAKMEERFFQIGSDPPVIEAELNMNVCRRAAHFLEEAGARVVWTKKNYEPVTDLRPADLRADALSLLFPFESQENLPYRFSDEIEKKISLTAERLFYRNAEIRARAEIVNRFNPDLTICVHFNADKWSDHPTREELVQKSKLVVFVNGNYSEEELVFDDQKWDLLYKLLSRTSVPEAEVSEAVAKEMELVWNYPPESYNNWSAAYKVGKSPYVFARNLLANRIYHCPVVFIEGPYMNAVDAYDRIIAGDYDGNKNINGKSFKSIFVEYAEIITQGIISWATSKEGIVVEK from the coding sequence GTGGAAAAACTCTCTCCTTTGGCTCCTCCCCCAGATTGGACACGGCTCGACCAGTTTCAAGAAACCATAACTAGAGAGGAGTTTGTCCAATTGATTAACACCCTGTATTCGCCTACAGGGGCTTTCTGGCGCTATACGATCATCAATGGCAATGAATTGACTATTTATTCCGATGTCGAACACAACGAGCTGCTCTACCGGTTACGCCTTGCTCCCGACCAGGAATCACAGCTACCCCTAAAAGCCAACTGGGTATCCTGTATAAAAACAAAAGGGAATGGTTCTTCAGATCCCAAACCGCTTAAAGGATTAGTCATATGCCTGGATCCCGGTCACATAGGGGGAAAATGGGCAAAGATGGAAGAAAGATTTTTTCAGATCGGTTCTGATCCTCCTGTTATAGAAGCCGAACTCAACATGAATGTATGTCGAAGAGCAGCTCATTTTCTTGAAGAAGCAGGGGCAAGGGTAGTATGGACAAAAAAAAATTACGAGCCTGTGACCGATCTTCGACCGGCCGATCTAAGGGCTGATGCTCTATCCCTTCTTTTTCCATTTGAAAGCCAAGAAAATCTCCCCTACCGCTTTTCTGATGAAATAGAAAAAAAAATATCCCTAACGGCCGAAAGGCTTTTTTATAGGAACGCGGAAATCAGGGCAAGGGCAGAGATTGTCAACCGGTTCAATCCAGACTTAACTATCTGCGTGCATTTTAATGCCGATAAGTGGTCTGATCATCCAACCCGAGAGGAACTTGTCCAGAAAAGCAAGCTCGTGGTGTTTGTCAATGGGAATTACTCTGAAGAAGAACTTGTTTTTGACGATCAAAAATGGGATCTGCTTTACAAGCTTTTATCCCGAACCTCGGTTCCAGAAGCGGAGGTTTCAGAAGCCGTGGCAAAAGAAATGGAGTTGGTTTGGAACTATCCCCCGGAAAGTTATAACAATTGGTCGGCAGCCTATAAAGTGGGTAAAAGTCCTTACGTTTTTGCCAGGAACCTCTTGGCTAATCGAATCTATCATTGCCCCGTTGTTTTTATCGAAGGACCCTACATGAATGCGGTCGATGCCTATGATCGGATTATCGCCGGGGATTACGATGGAAACAAAAACATTAATGGGAAGTCCTTCAAAAGTATCTTTGTTGAATATGCCGAAATCATAACCCAGGGAATAATATCTTGGGCTACTTCAAAAGAAGGAATAGTTGTCGAGAAATAA
- a CDS encoding complex I NDUFA9 subunit family protein encodes MATILVSGGTGFIGKYIVQQLCQLGYRVRVPSRNPQKKRSFCDLSCEFLAGDLSELSFARKCCSGIDAVIHLVGILVEQGRETYKKVHVQITKNMIQASKENGVRRFLHMSSLGTRPQAKSRYHQTKWTAEELVRNSELDWTIFQPSVVFGIGDDFTKRLCKMLFFQNNPLLIFPLIEGGKSKLQPIFVENVAEAFVRALPNPSTFHKIYPLTGPEIFSLKEIMMLILEQAHLAYKIEDIPFYTLMRMGLILLSIFIYPLAALKAISQNWKGELWAIYLFSWLLFLQLLQKNMKKRLLFSLPSNIAFPLVRVAEKLIKNPPLTQDMLLMMLEDNIADSAEAVSTLNLKLVSFKRVLPDILDSLLL; translated from the coding sequence ATGGCAACCATTCTTGTCTCTGGAGGAACAGGCTTTATCGGTAAATACATAGTGCAGCAGCTTTGTCAACTTGGATACAGGGTCAGGGTACCGAGCAGAAATCCCCAAAAAAAGCGATCTTTTTGCGATCTTTCCTGTGAATTCCTCGCGGGAGATCTCTCGGAGCTTTCTTTTGCAAGAAAATGTTGTTCTGGAATAGATGCCGTAATCCATCTCGTTGGAATCCTCGTAGAGCAAGGTCGAGAAACTTATAAAAAGGTCCACGTTCAAATAACCAAAAACATGATTCAAGCTTCCAAGGAAAACGGAGTAAGGCGTTTCCTTCATATGAGCTCACTGGGCACACGTCCTCAAGCAAAAAGCCGCTACCATCAAACCAAATGGACAGCCGAAGAGTTGGTAAGAAACAGTGAACTGGATTGGACCATTTTCCAGCCTTCCGTGGTTTTTGGAATCGGAGACGATTTTACTAAAAGGCTATGCAAAATGCTTTTTTTTCAAAATAATCCTTTACTTATTTTTCCTTTGATAGAAGGCGGAAAAAGCAAGCTCCAACCCATATTCGTTGAAAATGTTGCGGAAGCTTTCGTCCGGGCCCTACCCAATCCGAGCACTTTTCATAAAATCTATCCTCTTACGGGCCCTGAAATATTTTCCTTAAAAGAGATTATGATGCTTATTTTGGAACAAGCCCACTTGGCTTATAAAATAGAAGACATTCCTTTTTATACCTTGATGAGGATGGGGCTCATTCTGCTCAGTATTTTTATTTATCCCCTGGCGGCTCTTAAGGCTATAAGTCAAAATTGGAAAGGAGAGCTCTGGGCAATTTATTTATTCTCCTGGTTACTCTTTCTCCAGCTATTGCAAAAGAATATGAAAAAGAGACTCCTTTTTAGCTTGCCCTCAAATATCGCTTTTCCTCTTGTCAGGGTAGCCGAAAAACTGATTAAAAATCCACCTCTAACTCAAGATATGCTTCTTATGATGCTAGAAGATAATATTGCCGACAGCGCAGAAGCCGTTTCAACGTTAAACCTTAAGCTCGTTTCATTCAAAAGGGTTCTGCCCGATATCCTTGATTCTCTTCTTTTATAA
- a CDS encoding cysteine desulfurase family protein gives MKRIYLDYNASTPLDPRVSEEMISWMEAWGNPSSIHEEGRKLRFAIEQAREKVAKLLGVKSKEIIFTSGGSESDSLALMGIAYGNNDKKRNHFIVSAIEHHAVLETAAALKTRGYELTFVSPTKEGIVDCEKVASFLSDRTLLVSVQSANNETGVCQPIEQIAELCKQKGIFFHSDVIQSVGKVPLNVKELSMASLSAHKFYGPKGVGILYVKEGTPFEKMIFGGSQEKGKRGGTENILGIVGLAKALEISLSEMDFQGRRQFQLIEKLWDSLADLPGIERVGDPLRRVPNTLLVTFTSLRGHDLLIGLDLAGIAASSGSACMSGTIQPSHVLMAMGYDPQRASSSLRLSIGKYTHEEEIGESAQRIKKVVLEQLKYYPKKEMVLL, from the coding sequence ATGAAGAGAATTTACCTGGATTACAATGCTTCAACTCCTTTAGATCCTAGGGTTTCCGAGGAAATGATTTCTTGGATGGAAGCCTGGGGAAACCCCTCGAGCATCCATGAAGAAGGCAGGAAGTTGCGGTTTGCCATAGAACAGGCTAGAGAAAAGGTAGCCAAGCTCTTGGGGGTAAAAAGCAAAGAGATCATTTTTACTTCCGGTGGCTCGGAAAGTGATTCTCTTGCCTTGATGGGTATAGCCTACGGAAACAACGATAAGAAAAGGAACCACTTCATCGTTTCGGCAATAGAACATCATGCCGTCTTGGAGACGGCTGCCGCTCTAAAAACAAGAGGATACGAGCTTACTTTTGTTTCCCCTACAAAGGAGGGCATTGTCGATTGCGAAAAAGTAGCTTCTTTTCTTTCCGACCGTACTCTTTTAGTTTCCGTTCAATCTGCAAACAATGAAACAGGGGTCTGTCAGCCTATAGAGCAGATAGCTGAACTCTGTAAACAGAAGGGAATTTTTTTTCATTCGGATGTGATCCAGAGTGTGGGTAAAGTCCCCTTGAATGTCAAAGAGTTGTCTATGGCCAGTCTTTCGGCTCATAAATTTTATGGACCCAAAGGAGTGGGAATACTCTATGTAAAAGAGGGGACTCCTTTTGAAAAAATGATTTTTGGAGGGAGCCAGGAAAAGGGAAAAAGGGGAGGAACAGAAAATATTCTTGGGATTGTCGGTCTTGCCAAAGCCCTTGAAATTTCATTGTCTGAGATGGACTTCCAGGGAAGAAGACAGTTTCAACTGATCGAAAAGCTCTGGGATAGTCTAGCTGATCTTCCTGGAATCGAGCGCGTGGGGGATCCTCTTCGACGCGTTCCCAATACCCTTCTTGTTACTTTTACATCCCTTAGGGGTCATGATCTTCTTATAGGTCTTGACCTTGCAGGGATTGCCGCTTCCAGCGGTTCGGCTTGCATGTCGGGAACGATTCAACCATCCCATGTTCTTATGGCTATGGGATACGATCCCCAAAGAGCAAGTTCATCGCTTCGGCTTTCTATTGGGAAATATACCCATGAAGAAGAAATCGGAGAGTCGGCTCAAAGAATTAAAAAGGTCGTTTTGGAACAACTCAAGTATTATCCCAAAAAAGAGATGGTTCTCTTATAA
- the epsC gene encoding serine O-acetyltransferase EpsC, producing the protein MEKLFFDSILNKLLNSYYLDGAINCSDGINLPSKSAVAKLTEDLLSLIFPGYYFSLSLSQEKMASFCLEVLKRIYHSLIQELEKSLLFAPIEGKDAASIGQKFLSKLPDIRKILTTDLKATFEGDPASASIEEVLLAYPGIEAIAVYRLAHLLYLENVALIPRMMTEWAHARTGIDIHPGAEIGSDFFIDHGTGIVIGETCKIGHHVKIYHGVTLGARSTSGGRKLRGQKRHPTIEDYVTIYPGATILGGETVIGSGSIIGGNVWLTHPVPPNSIVTLVDQEIRVRTKNEQ; encoded by the coding sequence ATGGAAAAACTTTTTTTTGATTCTATTTTAAACAAGCTTTTGAATTCTTACTATCTTGATGGAGCCATTAATTGTTCTGATGGGATAAATCTTCCCTCTAAAAGCGCTGTGGCAAAATTAACAGAAGATCTTTTAAGTCTCATCTTTCCCGGGTATTATTTTTCTCTTTCTCTTTCCCAGGAAAAAATGGCTTCCTTTTGCCTGGAAGTTTTAAAAAGGATCTATCATTCTTTAATTCAGGAATTAGAAAAAAGCCTGCTCTTCGCACCCATTGAAGGAAAAGATGCGGCATCCATTGGTCAAAAATTTTTGTCAAAGCTGCCCGATATAAGGAAAATTTTGACCACCGATCTCAAAGCTACCTTTGAGGGAGACCCCGCCTCGGCAAGTATCGAAGAGGTTCTTCTTGCTTATCCTGGGATTGAAGCCATAGCGGTCTATAGGCTGGCTCACCTTCTTTATCTGGAGAATGTAGCCTTGATCCCAAGAATGATGACCGAATGGGCTCATGCAAGGACGGGAATAGACATACATCCGGGAGCGGAAATCGGCTCAGATTTTTTCATTGACCACGGCACGGGAATTGTCATTGGGGAAACCTGTAAAATAGGCCATCATGTTAAAATTTATCATGGTGTGACATTGGGTGCTCGATCGACGAGTGGGGGTAGAAAACTAAGGGGCCAAAAAAGGCATCCCACGATCGAAGATTACGTAACGATCTATCCAGGAGCAACAATTCTGGGAGGGGAAACGGTTATTGGATCGGGAAGCATAATCGGGGGCAATGTATGGCTTACCCATCCTGTCCCTCCTAACTCCATTGTTACCCTTGTTGATCAAGAAATTCGGGTGAGAACAAAAAATGAACAGTAA
- the aroE gene encoding shikimate dehydrogenase — protein sequence MSEKTYFRLKDFKEFYPTGPCYAVLGKPIAHSLSPVFQKAAFRQLALDADYIRIEVAEEELEQAVNLLVEKGFLGWNCTSPLKKKMASLCNTLDNSAALLGSVNTVVRKEQRLLGYNTDGRGWAIDVKKNFAVDFQNLSIAILGTGGAGEAIAKQSAIEGSKKLILLNRTYEKALLLARSIEKNFEVEVQVLPLTESSLKQLMLKSDLFVQSLPLLPFLSLNFQWEKILDPKVILYDVLYFPIPTPMESVAKKIGSKVVNGLGMLVEQGALSFSIWTGLDAPIETMRRSVHLS from the coding sequence ATGAGCGAAAAAACATATTTTAGATTAAAAGATTTCAAAGAGTTTTATCCTACTGGACCCTGCTATGCCGTCTTGGGAAAACCCATCGCCCATTCTCTTTCTCCTGTTTTTCAAAAAGCCGCTTTTAGACAGCTGGCCCTTGATGCTGATTATATACGCATAGAGGTAGCCGAAGAGGAATTGGAGCAAGCGGTTAACCTCCTGGTCGAAAAAGGCTTTCTAGGCTGGAATTGTACATCTCCACTCAAAAAAAAAATGGCCTCTTTATGCAACACCCTCGATAACTCTGCAGCTTTGCTGGGATCGGTCAATACGGTGGTAAGAAAAGAACAAAGGCTTTTAGGCTACAATACGGATGGCCGTGGATGGGCGATAGACGTAAAAAAAAACTTTGCCGTTGATTTTCAAAACCTTTCTATTGCCATCCTGGGAACGGGAGGGGCAGGCGAAGCCATTGCCAAGCAATCCGCAATAGAAGGTTCAAAAAAACTCATTTTACTCAATAGAACCTACGAAAAAGCCTTGCTGTTGGCACGAAGCATAGAAAAAAATTTTGAGGTTGAAGTCCAGGTTCTTCCCTTGACAGAATCCAGTCTCAAGCAACTCATGTTAAAAAGCGATCTCTTTGTTCAATCTCTTCCCTTGCTTCCCTTTTTATCTCTAAACTTTCAATGGGAAAAGATCCTCGATCCCAAGGTCATTCTCTACGATGTTTTATATTTTCCTATCCCTACGCCCATGGAATCCGTGGCTAAAAAAATCGGCTCCAAGGTTGTTAACGGGCTAGGAATGCTTGTAGAACAGGGTGCCCTTTCGTTTTCGATATGGACAGGCCTGGATGCTCCGATAGAAACGATGAGAAGATCGGTCCAT